A portion of the Vicingus serpentipes genome contains these proteins:
- a CDS encoding M23 family metallopeptidase, translated as MKYLLILSLFFSFLISVKSQNTDSLPINYFRSPLGIPLYLAGNFGELRSNHFHSGLDMKTQGREGFNIYAAADGYVSRVKISPWGYGNTIYIDHPNGYTTVYAHLQTYKGNIAEQIKKYQYSIESWEIDWYPPDTLMKVKKGDIIALSGNSGGSGGPHLHFEIRETKTEHPINPLLCGFDIKDDIKPTLKRIAVYPINDTSYVNNKNLMQKFDVVGSNGNYQLKYNSPINVYGQIGIGIETIDKLNDVSNQNGIYSIQLSNNNEIIYKSEMKKFSFDESRALNSLIDYETYLRSKTRFQKSFIEDNNPLSIYTTHKNKGILTVSNATNNLLDYLIIDSYGNRSSLQFTINGLKPTSISPKLKSKIDTVFSYEDENIFDKQNIIMEIPKNALYKNLEFEYQIKDTLRGAITPVYNLHNDYTPLHDYITVSIKPGRISEELRSKAVIVNIDRNGRLYSRGGEWRNNYLTAKSKVFGGYTIMIDSIPPTIKPYNIFANKNMSKNSSIIISIADNLSGIKSYRGEIDGKWVLMDFESKKSHLTHVFDNLLAGNHTFKLTVTDDVGNTSITEIPFTR; from the coding sequence ATGAAATACTTATTAATTCTTAGCTTATTTTTTTCTTTTTTAATTTCAGTTAAAAGTCAAAATACAGATAGCTTACCTATAAATTATTTTCGTTCTCCTTTAGGTATTCCTTTATACTTAGCTGGTAATTTTGGAGAGTTAAGATCTAATCATTTTCATTCTGGATTAGACATGAAAACTCAAGGCAGAGAGGGTTTTAATATTTATGCAGCCGCTGATGGGTATGTATCAAGAGTAAAAATTTCACCTTGGGGCTATGGAAATACAATTTATATCGATCATCCTAATGGGTATACTACTGTTTATGCTCACTTACAAACTTATAAAGGAAATATTGCAGAGCAAATAAAAAAATACCAATATAGTATTGAATCTTGGGAAATAGATTGGTACCCACCAGACACTTTAATGAAAGTGAAAAAAGGTGACATTATTGCTCTTTCGGGAAATTCTGGTGGCTCTGGTGGCCCTCATTTACATTTTGAAATAAGAGAAACTAAAACTGAACATCCTATTAATCCTTTATTATGTGGCTTTGACATTAAAGATGATATTAAACCAACCTTAAAAAGAATTGCAGTTTATCCAATAAATGACACCAGTTATGTGAACAACAAAAATTTGATGCAAAAATTTGATGTTGTTGGTTCGAATGGCAATTACCAACTAAAATATAATTCACCAATAAACGTATACGGCCAAATAGGTATAGGTATTGAAACCATTGACAAACTAAATGATGTTAGCAATCAAAATGGTATTTATTCAATTCAACTTTCCAATAACAATGAAATCATTTATAAATCAGAAATGAAAAAATTTAGCTTTGATGAATCTAGAGCTCTTAATTCCTTGATAGATTACGAAACCTACTTAAGGAGTAAGACAAGGTTTCAAAAAAGTTTTATAGAAGATAATAATCCTTTAAGTATTTACACTACTCATAAAAATAAAGGCATACTAACTGTTTCGAATGCTACAAACAATTTACTTGATTATTTAATTATTGATAGTTACGGAAATCGTTCATCACTTCAATTCACAATTAATGGATTAAAACCAACATCTATTTCCCCAAAACTAAAATCAAAAATTGACACTGTGTTTTCTTATGAAGACGAAAATATTTTTGACAAGCAAAACATCATTATGGAAATACCAAAAAATGCTCTTTATAAAAATCTTGAATTTGAATATCAAATTAAAGATACATTAAGAGGTGCCATTACTCCCGTTTATAATCTACACAATGATTATACCCCTTTACATGATTACATAACAGTATCTATAAAACCAGGACGAATTTCTGAAGAATTAAGAAGCAAAGCAGTAATTGTAAATATTGATAGAAATGGTCGACTCTATTCAAGAGGTGGTGAATGGCGAAACAATTATTTAACTGCTAAATCAAAAGTATTTGGAGGTTATACAATTATGATTGATTCAATTCCTCCAACAATTAAACCTTATAATATTTTTGCAAACAAAAACATGAGCAAAAACTCAAGTATTATTATCTCTATTGCGGATAATTTAAGCGGTATAAAATCTTACCGAGGTGAGATTGATGGTAAATGGGTTCTTATGGATTTCGAATCTAAAAAATCACATTTAACTCATGTTTTCGACAATTTATTAGCAGGTAATCACACATTTAAACTTACTGTTACTGATGATGTTGGAAATACTTCTATCACTGAGATTCCTTTTACTCGGTAA
- a CDS encoding cell division protein ZapA translates to MGELSIKIKIANRVYPLTIDAKEEEGIRKAAEQINHSISEFERLYAVKDKQDLLAMVALKIASRNSELEDKGILANANIEEDLMEIEQLFDLNL, encoded by the coding sequence ATGGGGGAATTATCGATAAAAATAAAAATTGCAAACCGAGTTTATCCATTAACGATAGACGCTAAAGAAGAAGAAGGTATTAGAAAAGCTGCGGAACAAATTAATCATTCAATAAGCGAATTTGAAAGATTATATGCAGTTAAGGATAAGCAAGATCTTTTAGCAATGGTTGCTCTTAAAATTGCATCGCGTAATTCAGAACTAGAAGATAAAGGCATTTTAGCGAATGCAAATATTGAGGAAGATTTAATGGAGATTGAACAATTGTTTGATCTAAATTTGTAG
- the rny gene encoding ribonuclease Y: protein MDLLSIIIGLIIGAGAAAVIVSIIFKKGGDKKSQALIEDAKAEAEVLRKEKILQAKEKFLQLKEEHEKVINERERKIADLENRAKQKNESASKQLEEVKRKEIDIDKIRENLTHQLDIVGKKETELEKAHRKQVEQLEVISGLTAEDAKSQLVEALKAEAKTDALAHIKDIVDEAKINANKEARKIVVQTIQRVATEQAVENSVSVFNIESDEIKGRIIGREGRNIRALEAATGVEIIVDDTPEAIILSCFDPVRREIARLSLHQLVTDGRIHPARIEEVVKKTKKQLEEEIIEVGKRTTIDLGIHGLHPELIRMVGRMKYRSSYGQNLLQHSREVANLCATMASELGLNAKLAKRAGLLHDIGKVPDDEPELPHAILGMKIAEKYKEKPDICNAIGAHHDEIEMTTIISPIVQVCDAISGARPGARREIMESYIQRIKDLENIGMTYPGVEQAYAIQAGRELRVIVESGKVTDAEADTMSFELAQKIQTEMTYPGQVKVTVIREKRAVNYAK, encoded by the coding sequence ATGGATTTACTAAGTATTATAATTGGACTTATTATTGGAGCAGGAGCTGCTGCTGTGATAGTTTCAATTATATTTAAAAAAGGAGGAGACAAGAAAAGTCAAGCCCTTATTGAAGATGCTAAAGCAGAAGCAGAAGTTCTTCGAAAAGAAAAAATTCTTCAAGCAAAAGAGAAATTTTTGCAATTAAAAGAAGAGCATGAAAAGGTTATTAATGAAAGAGAAAGAAAAATTGCAGATCTAGAAAATAGAGCAAAGCAAAAAAATGAATCTGCATCTAAGCAATTAGAAGAAGTTAAGCGTAAAGAAATTGATATTGACAAAATCAGAGAAAACCTTACACATCAATTAGATATAGTTGGTAAAAAGGAAACTGAATTAGAAAAAGCTCACCGTAAACAAGTAGAACAATTAGAAGTAATTTCTGGTTTAACAGCCGAAGACGCAAAATCACAATTAGTTGAGGCTTTAAAAGCTGAAGCTAAAACCGATGCATTAGCTCATATTAAAGATATTGTTGATGAGGCAAAAATTAATGCAAACAAAGAAGCTCGTAAAATAGTTGTTCAAACTATACAACGTGTTGCAACAGAGCAAGCAGTTGAAAATTCAGTTTCGGTATTTAATATTGAAAGTGATGAAATTAAAGGTAGAATTATTGGTAGAGAAGGTCGTAACATTAGGGCTTTAGAAGCTGCTACTGGAGTTGAAATTATTGTTGATGATACTCCTGAAGCTATTATTTTATCATGTTTTGATCCTGTGCGTAGAGAGATAGCTAGATTGTCACTTCACCAATTAGTTACTGATGGAAGAATACATCCTGCTAGAATTGAAGAGGTAGTTAAGAAAACCAAAAAACAATTAGAAGAAGAAATTATAGAGGTTGGTAAAAGAACGACTATAGACTTAGGAATTCATGGATTACATCCAGAATTAATAAGAATGGTTGGTAGAATGAAATATCGTTCTTCATACGGTCAAAACTTATTACAACACTCTAGAGAAGTAGCAAACCTTTGTGCTACAATGGCTTCGGAATTAGGTTTAAATGCTAAGTTGGCTAAAAGAGCGGGGCTTTTACATGATATTGGAAAAGTGCCAGATGATGAACCAGAATTGCCACACGCAATTTTAGGTATGAAAATAGCTGAAAAATATAAAGAGAAACCAGATATCTGTAATGCAATTGGTGCTCACCACGATGAGATTGAAATGACAACAATTATTTCTCCTATTGTACAGGTTTGTGATGCTATTTCAGGAGCTAGACCAGGAGCACGTCGTGAAATTATGGAATCTTATATTCAAAGAATTAAAGATTTAGAAAACATAGGAATGACTTACCCAGGTGTTGAACAAGCTTATGCTATTCAGGCAGGTAGAGAATTAAGAGTTATTGTAGAAAGTGGAAAAGTAACTGATGCTGAAGCTGATACAATGTCGTTTGAATTAGCTCAAAAAATTCAAACTGAAATGACTTATCCTGGACAAGTAAAAGTAACTGTGATTAGAGAGAAAAGAGCAGTGAATTACGCGAAATAA
- a CDS encoding GNAT family N-acetyltransferase, with protein sequence MNFQIKTYTPPQLLEFINSEEFKHLENYPITRHRALSHINNPRSSETDKILYIAFERNKIVGYRLIMVDSINIDNQSEKVGWYSCVWVHPQKRGSGIAKKLVELSLKDWGNSIIFQGPVTASKNLYTSTNVFNEVFISGLRAYSRFDSNEVITSKKPNLKPFSFLFKLTDGAFNFFVDSFSSKRNSPNNTEVITEIDDEIFQFIQKHQASNLFKRTKSEFNWIINYPWVLSSNTIDHVSANYHFSSIAKDFRLINIKFYNKNQVIEGFVTLQIIDKHLSVFHAYFNKSQAENVLNYIYYIIKKDKTNSFSVYNQELINLINNNPNPFIYKKTLKRGFYYSKNFEHYFKKNPQLSFEAGDGDMIFT encoded by the coding sequence ATGAATTTTCAAATTAAAACATACACTCCACCTCAACTTTTAGAATTTATTAATTCTGAAGAGTTTAAACACCTCGAAAATTATCCCATTACTCGTCATAGAGCTTTATCTCACATAAATAATCCAAGAAGTAGTGAAACAGACAAAATACTCTATATCGCTTTTGAACGAAATAAAATAGTTGGCTATCGGCTTATAATGGTTGATAGTATAAACATTGACAATCAATCTGAAAAGGTTGGCTGGTACAGTTGTGTTTGGGTGCACCCTCAAAAAAGAGGTAGTGGTATTGCCAAAAAACTAGTTGAATTATCACTAAAAGATTGGGGTAACAGTATTATTTTTCAAGGTCCAGTTACAGCGTCAAAAAACTTGTACACAAGTACTAATGTTTTTAATGAGGTATTTATTTCAGGTTTAAGAGCTTATTCTCGCTTTGATAGTAATGAAGTTATTACTTCAAAAAAACCGAACCTTAAACCATTCTCTTTTTTATTCAAGCTCACTGATGGTGCTTTTAATTTTTTTGTAGATAGCTTCAGTTCAAAAAGAAATTCTCCAAACAATACTGAAGTAATAACTGAAATTGATGATGAAATATTTCAATTTATTCAAAAACATCAAGCATCAAATTTATTTAAAAGAACAAAATCAGAATTCAATTGGATAATAAATTACCCATGGGTGCTTTCTTCTAATACTATTGACCACGTTAGTGCTAACTATCATTTTTCAAGTATAGCTAAAGATTTTAGGCTTATAAATATAAAATTTTATAACAAGAACCAAGTAATCGAAGGCTTTGTTACACTCCAAATAATAGATAAGCACTTATCTGTTTTCCATGCTTATTTTAATAAAAGTCAAGCAGAGAATGTGTTAAATTATATTTATTACATTATTAAAAAGGATAAAACCAACTCGTTCAGTGTTTATAATCAAGAATTGATTAACCTTATTAATAATAATCCAAATCCCTTTATTTATAAAAAAACATTAAAAAGAGGATTCTATTACAGTAAAAACTTCGAACATTATTTCAAAAAAAATCCCCAACTATCTTTCGAAGCTGGGGATGGAGATATGATTTTTACTTAA
- a CDS encoding ABC transporter ATP-binding protein: MIIIENIHKSYGDLKVLKGVNLTIEQGKIVSIVGASGAGKSTLLQIIGTLDLPDEGSVKINEVVANKLNDKQLSLFRNKNIGFVFQFHHLLPEFTALENICIPAYIHKTPKPEAEKKAFELLAILGLSERANHKPSELSGGEQQRVAVCRALINNPSVILADEPSGNLDSASAKDLHELFFKLRKEFNQTFIIVTHNEDLANMADQKLVMKDGNIVE, translated from the coding sequence ATGATTATCATTGAGAACATACATAAATCATATGGTGATTTAAAAGTTTTAAAAGGAGTAAACTTAACTATTGAGCAAGGAAAAATTGTTTCAATTGTTGGTGCATCTGGTGCAGGAAAATCTACTTTACTTCAAATTATTGGCACATTAGATTTACCAGATGAAGGTTCTGTTAAGATTAACGAGGTCGTTGCAAATAAATTAAATGATAAACAACTTTCTTTGTTTAGAAATAAAAATATTGGTTTTGTCTTTCAATTCCATCATTTATTACCAGAATTTACTGCTTTAGAAAACATTTGTATTCCAGCTTACATTCATAAAACACCAAAACCTGAAGCTGAAAAGAAAGCATTTGAACTCCTAGCTATTCTTGGATTATCAGAAAGAGCAAATCATAAACCATCAGAATTATCTGGAGGAGAGCAACAACGTGTCGCAGTTTGTAGAGCGTTAATTAATAACCCATCTGTTATTTTAGCTGACGAACCTTCTGGAAATTTAGATTCTGCTTCTGCAAAAGATTTGCACGAACTATTTTTTAAACTTAGAAAAGAGTTTAACCAAACTTTTATTATTGTAACACACAACGAAGATTTGGCAAACATGGCTGACCAAAAACTAGTTATGAAAGACGGCAATATTGTTGAGTAA
- the sucC gene encoding ADP-forming succinate--CoA ligase subunit beta, whose amino-acid sequence MNIHEYQGKSLLKGFGVAIQEGIVADTPEQAVEAAKELNKQTGTEWFVVKAQIHAGGRGKGTVTETGSHGVVLAKGLDKVEDIARGILGGHLVTAQTNAKGKKVNKVLIAQDVYYPGESETEEFYMSVLMNRETGRNVIIYSPEGGMDIEAVAEKTPHLIYKEEIDPQIGLQGFQARRIAFNLGLSGQAFKEMTKFVFSLYAAYDGIDASMFEINPVLKTSDNRIIAVDSKVSIDESALYRHKDIAAMHDPSEDNPVELEAKEAGLNYVDLDGNVGCMVNGAGLAMATMDIIKLSGGEPANFLDVGGTADAERVEKAFRMILKDPNVKAILINIFGGIVRCDRVAQGVVDAYKSIGNIPVPIIVRLQGTNAEEAKKLIDESGLDVHSAVLLKEAAQKVSEVLA is encoded by the coding sequence ATGAATATACACGAATATCAAGGGAAATCATTGTTAAAAGGATTTGGTGTTGCAATTCAAGAAGGAATTGTTGCTGATACACCTGAGCAAGCAGTTGAAGCTGCTAAAGAATTAAATAAACAAACAGGTACTGAATGGTTTGTTGTAAAAGCTCAAATACATGCAGGTGGTAGAGGTAAAGGAACTGTTACTGAAACTGGATCTCATGGTGTTGTTTTGGCTAAAGGATTAGACAAAGTTGAAGATATTGCAAGAGGTATTTTAGGTGGTCACTTAGTAACTGCCCAAACTAATGCTAAAGGTAAAAAAGTAAACAAAGTGTTAATTGCACAAGATGTTTATTACCCAGGAGAGTCAGAAACTGAAGAGTTTTATATGTCAGTTTTAATGAACAGAGAGACAGGAAGAAATGTTATTATTTATTCTCCGGAAGGGGGAATGGATATTGAAGCTGTTGCAGAAAAAACACCTCATTTAATTTATAAAGAAGAAATCGATCCACAAATTGGATTGCAAGGATTTCAAGCAAGAAGAATAGCATTTAATTTAGGCTTATCAGGTCAAGCATTTAAAGAAATGACAAAATTTGTTTTTTCTTTATATGCAGCTTATGATGGTATTGATGCTTCAATGTTTGAAATTAACCCAGTATTAAAAACTTCTGATAACAGAATTATTGCAGTTGATTCAAAAGTAAGTATTGATGAAAGTGCTTTATACAGACATAAAGATATTGCAGCAATGCATGATCCTTCTGAAGATAACCCAGTTGAATTAGAAGCTAAAGAGGCAGGTTTAAACTATGTTGATTTAGATGGTAATGTTGGTTGTATGGTTAACGGAGCAGGTTTAGCAATGGCTACTATGGATATCATTAAACTGTCAGGTGGAGAGCCAGCAAACTTTTTAGATGTAGGTGGTACAGCCGATGCAGAAAGAGTAGAGAAAGCATTTAGAATGATATTGAAAGATCCTAACGTTAAAGCAATTTTAATTAACATCTTTGGAGGTATTGTAAGATGTGATAGAGTTGCTCAAGGGGTTGTAGATGCTTACAAAAGCATTGGAAATATCCCTGTGCCAATTATTGTTCGTTTACAAGGTACAAATGCAGAAGAAGCTAAAAAGTTAATTGATGAGTCTGGATTAGATGTTCATTCTGCAGTATTGTTAAAAGAAGCTGCACAAAAAGTAAGTGAAGTTTTAGCTTAA
- a CDS encoding zinc-dependent metalloprotease yields the protein MKIFIKLFSVFYLVGSFITIQAQQISDHCGFNHAMEYQNSLNPNYKEQANNIYRNHLENANSNNENQKKAGVTYTIPVVFHVVWNSAVPAQNLADSVLFEQINVLNEDYSRTNADTSNLRPAFLPIVGTADIQFQLACKDPSGNPTNGIVRVQTDSSFGGGALPDMASISKIQYTSQGGSDAWNTAEYLNIWVGDINSGNDPSLLGIATPPAGLPNWPAGSIPAELTDGAIIQYNAFSRNNPNLITGIPVNGRTVTHEVGHYLGVRHCAENTFGGLLGSICGDDDGLNDTPNCDQSAQGCDVSRNSCTDTIPGIGDLPDMVENYMDYSDQTCQNSFTQGQVSIMRDVIVNNRAGLLTSTGLDCPTSIEENSLANSISVYPNPSSGFVNIKSDNANFKLTVYNNLGQEIIPNFLSKTQLQLPSKGIYFLKFSSEKETLVKKIVNQ from the coding sequence ATGAAAATCTTTATCAAACTATTTTCCGTATTTTATTTGGTTGGTAGCTTTATTACTATTCAAGCACAACAAATTAGTGACCATTGCGGATTTAATCACGCCATGGAATACCAGAATAGTTTAAACCCTAACTATAAAGAGCAGGCAAATAATATTTATAGAAACCATCTTGAAAATGCAAACTCAAATAATGAAAATCAAAAAAAAGCTGGTGTAACATATACTATTCCCGTTGTTTTTCATGTTGTTTGGAACTCAGCTGTACCAGCACAAAATTTAGCAGATAGTGTTTTATTTGAACAAATAAATGTACTAAATGAAGATTACTCAAGAACTAATGCTGATACTTCTAACTTAAGACCAGCATTCTTACCTATAGTTGGAACTGCAGATATTCAATTTCAATTAGCGTGTAAAGATCCAAGCGGTAACCCTACAAATGGAATAGTAAGAGTTCAAACAGATTCTTCTTTTGGTGGTGGGGCACTACCTGATATGGCTTCAATTAGTAAAATTCAATACACAAGTCAAGGTGGTTCTGATGCATGGAACACAGCAGAATATTTAAATATTTGGGTTGGTGACATAAATAGTGGTAATGACCCTTCTTTATTAGGTATTGCTACTCCTCCTGCTGGCTTACCAAATTGGCCTGCTGGCTCTATTCCTGCTGAATTAACAGACGGAGCAATTATTCAATACAATGCTTTTAGTAGAAATAATCCAAATTTAATAACTGGAATACCTGTGAATGGTAGAACAGTTACTCATGAAGTTGGACATTACCTTGGAGTAAGGCATTGTGCAGAAAATACTTTTGGAGGTTTATTAGGAAGCATTTGTGGTGATGATGATGGCTTAAATGATACTCCTAATTGTGACCAATCAGCTCAAGGCTGTGATGTTTCAAGAAACTCTTGTACAGATACTATTCCTGGTATTGGTGATTTACCAGATATGGTTGAAAACTACATGGATTACTCCGATCAAACGTGTCAGAACAGCTTTACCCAAGGTCAAGTTTCTATTATGCGAGATGTGATTGTTAATAATCGTGCTGGACTTTTAACATCAACTGGCCTTGATTGCCCTACATCAATTGAAGAAAATAGTCTTGCAAATTCAATTAGTGTTTACCCTAACCCTTCTAGTGGATTTGTAAACATAAAAAGTGATAATGCTAATTTTAAATTGACTGTTTACAATAATTTAGGTCAAGAAATCATTCCTAATTTCTTAAGCAAAACTCAACTTCAACTTCCTTCAAAAGGAATTTACTTCCTAAAGTTTTCGTCTGAAAAAGAAACTTTAGTGAAGAAAATTGTAAATCAATAA
- the ffh gene encoding signal recognition particle protein yields the protein MFDSLSDKLERAFKVLKGQGQVTEINIAETVKEIRRALLDADVSYKVAKQFTDTVKEKALGQNVINAVSPNQLMVKITHDELAKLMGGGMADINISGNPAVILISGLQGSGKTTFSGKLANYLKTKKGKSPLLVAGDVYRPAAIDQLHVLGEQVGVEVWSDKENKNPVDIAKQAVIHAKSKGHNVVIIDTAGRLAIDEQMMNEIEQVKKAVNPQETLFVVDSMTGQDAVNTAKAFNDKLDFDGVVLTKLDGDTRGGAALSIRTVVDKPIKFVGTGEKMEALDIFYPERMADRILGMGDVVSLVERAQEQYDEEEARKLQKKIAKNQFDFNDFMSQIAQIKKMGNVKDLMGMIPGVGKAMKDVDIDDDAFKGIEAIIQSMTPYERENPKSLTGSRRKRIAGGSGTSIQEVNRLIKQFDQTSKMMRMMGDKKKMAQMMKNMPKQQ from the coding sequence ATGTTTGATAGTTTATCCGATAAGTTAGAAAGAGCCTTTAAAGTATTAAAAGGACAAGGGCAAGTAACGGAAATTAATATTGCAGAAACTGTAAAGGAAATTAGAAGAGCATTATTAGATGCCGATGTTAGTTATAAAGTAGCCAAACAATTTACCGACACTGTAAAAGAAAAAGCATTAGGACAAAATGTAATTAATGCAGTATCTCCAAATCAATTAATGGTAAAAATAACTCACGATGAGTTAGCTAAATTGATGGGTGGAGGAATGGCTGATATTAATATTTCAGGTAATCCTGCTGTTATTTTAATTTCAGGACTTCAAGGTTCAGGTAAAACAACCTTTTCAGGAAAGCTAGCTAACTATTTAAAAACTAAAAAGGGAAAATCACCTTTATTAGTTGCTGGTGATGTTTATCGTCCAGCAGCAATAGATCAACTGCATGTACTTGGTGAGCAAGTTGGGGTTGAAGTATGGAGTGATAAAGAAAATAAGAATCCTGTTGATATTGCTAAACAAGCTGTAATTCATGCTAAAAGTAAAGGACATAATGTTGTAATTATAGATACAGCTGGACGTTTAGCTATCGATGAGCAAATGATGAATGAGATTGAGCAGGTTAAAAAAGCTGTAAACCCTCAAGAAACATTGTTTGTTGTAGATTCGATGACGGGACAAGATGCTGTTAATACTGCAAAAGCTTTTAATGATAAATTAGATTTTGATGGAGTTGTATTAACTAAATTAGATGGTGATACAAGAGGTGGAGCAGCATTATCAATTAGAACAGTTGTTGATAAGCCAATTAAGTTTGTTGGTACAGGAGAAAAAATGGAAGCATTAGACATTTTTTACCCTGAGCGTATGGCAGACAGAATATTGGGAATGGGAGATGTTGTTAGTTTAGTTGAACGTGCTCAAGAACAATATGATGAAGAAGAAGCAAGAAAACTTCAAAAGAAAATTGCAAAAAATCAATTTGATTTTAATGACTTTATGAGTCAAATTGCTCAAATCAAAAAAATGGGTAATGTAAAAGATTTGATGGGTATGATTCCTGGTGTTGGAAAAGCAATGAAAGATGTAGATATTGATGATGATGCATTTAAAGGTATTGAAGCTATAATTCAATCAATGACTCCATACGAAAGAGAAAATCCAAAATCATTAACTGGTAGTAGAAGAAAAAGAATTGCAGGAGGAAGTGGAACATCTATTCAGGAGGTTAATCGATTAATTAAACAATTTGACCAAACAAGTAAAATGATGCGTATGATGGGAGATAAGAAAAAGATGGCTCAGATGATGAAAAATATGCCTAAACAACAATAA
- a CDS encoding bifunctional 5,10-methylenetetrahydrofolate dehydrogenase/5,10-methenyltetrahydrofolate cyclohydrolase — MINPTIVSGKEVSNKVKEEIALEVEQLKKNGGKVPHLAAILVGNDGASTTYVNAKVKACEKVGFESTLVQLDSTISQELLLEEVEKLNNNKVIDGYIVQLPLPKHIDEQKVTEAIDPSKDVDGFHPVSLGKMLLDIPSFLPATPYGITEMLKHYNIPTEGKHCVVIGRSHIVGSPMSVLMARNSYPGNCTVTLTHSRTQNLKEITLQADILIVAIGKPEFVTADMVKEGATVIDVGIHRIEDNTKKSGYRLLGDVNFAEVAPKCAFISPVPGGVGPMTIASLLKNTLLAVKLK; from the coding sequence ATGATTAACCCAACAATAGTAAGCGGAAAAGAAGTTTCTAATAAAGTAAAAGAAGAAATTGCTTTAGAAGTAGAACAACTTAAAAAAAATGGAGGAAAAGTACCTCATTTAGCTGCTATACTTGTTGGTAATGATGGAGCAAGCACTACTTATGTAAATGCTAAAGTTAAAGCATGTGAAAAAGTAGGATTTGAATCTACTTTAGTTCAATTAGATTCAACTATTTCACAAGAATTATTATTAGAAGAGGTTGAAAAACTTAACAACAATAAAGTTATTGATGGATATATTGTTCAACTTCCATTGCCAAAGCATATTGATGAACAAAAAGTAACTGAAGCTATTGATCCTTCTAAAGATGTTGATGGTTTTCATCCAGTTAGTCTAGGAAAAATGTTGTTGGATATACCAAGTTTTTTACCTGCAACACCATACGGTATTACTGAAATGTTAAAGCATTACAATATACCAACAGAAGGTAAGCATTGTGTTGTTATAGGTAGAAGTCATATCGTTGGTTCACCAATGAGTGTGCTTATGGCTCGTAATTCTTACCCAGGCAACTGTACGGTTACTCTTACACATAGTAGAACTCAAAATTTAAAAGAAATTACATTACAAGCTGATATATTAATTGTTGCAATTGGAAAGCCTGAGTTTGTTACCGCAGATATGGTTAAAGAAGGGGCGACAGTTATTGATGTCGGTATTCATAGAATTGAAGACAACACTAAAAAATCAGGATATAGGTTATTGGGGGATGTTAACTTTGCTGAAGTAGCTCCAAAATGTGCTTTTATTTCTCCTGTTCCAGGAGGAGTTGGGCCAATGACTATTGCTAGTTTATTGAAAAATACATTATTAGCTGTTAAACTAAAGTAA
- a CDS encoding CPBP family intramembrane glutamic endopeptidase, with the protein MTKSKLYISLELILLFIALPLLLLLPILLIIKISVALVGVVYIFWNLIKNKQLRKSSLLKLSVSKQWKSIVIKFSIMIIGSTLLMYFLNPENLFIVVRKNVLMWISVCFFYALFSVYPQELIYRTFFFYRYKTLFPNTTILIAVNAIMFSLAHSVMKNWLVLGLTLVGGLIFAITYNKSKSVMLTSIEHSLYGSWLFTLGMGEMLAFPMPQ; encoded by the coding sequence ATGACAAAAAGTAAACTTTATATTTCACTTGAGTTAATCCTTTTATTTATTGCCTTACCACTCCTCCTCTTATTACCTATTTTGCTGATAATTAAAATTTCAGTTGCATTGGTAGGAGTAGTTTATATTTTCTGGAATTTGATTAAGAATAAACAACTTAGAAAATCAAGTTTATTAAAATTAAGTGTATCAAAACAATGGAAATCAATTGTTATAAAATTTTCAATAATGATAATTGGATCAACTTTATTAATGTATTTTCTTAACCCCGAAAATTTATTTATTGTAGTTCGTAAAAATGTATTGATGTGGATTAGTGTTTGTTTTTTCTATGCTCTTTTCTCTGTTTATCCTCAAGAATTAATTTATCGAACTTTCTTTTTTTATCGTTATAAAACTTTGTTTCCAAATACTACAATACTTATTGCTGTTAATGCAATTATGTTTTCTTTAGCCCATTCTGTTATGAAAAATTGGCTAGTACTTGGATTAACCTTAGTTGGTGGTCTAATATTCGCGATAACATACAATAAAAGTAAATCAGTAATGCTAACATCAATAGAACATTCTTTATATGGAAGTTGGTTGTTTACTTTGGGCATGGGAGAAATGTTAGCATTTCCTATGCCTCAATAA